One part of the Rhodococcus oxybenzonivorans genome encodes these proteins:
- a CDS encoding SRPBCC family protein has protein sequence MPVTNVSHDIDALTLTITAEFAAPRERIWQIYADPRQLEKIWGPPTYPATVVDHEFTPGGRVTYYMTGPEGDKHAGYWNIISIDEPTGFSFTDGFADADFSPIESMPVSTNDFSFREEGGSTIATYVSTYATAEGLQQVLDMGVVEGASQAIGQIDDLIKS, from the coding sequence ATGCCTGTCACCAATGTCAGCCACGACATCGATGCACTGACCCTGACCATCACCGCCGAGTTCGCGGCGCCTCGGGAGCGAATCTGGCAAATCTATGCCGATCCTCGCCAGCTCGAGAAGATTTGGGGTCCGCCGACGTACCCGGCAACAGTGGTCGACCATGAGTTCACCCCGGGCGGTCGGGTCACCTACTACATGACCGGCCCCGAGGGCGACAAGCATGCGGGCTACTGGAACATCATCTCCATCGATGAGCCGACCGGCTTCAGCTTCACCGACGGATTCGCCGATGCGGATTTCAGCCCGATCGAATCGATGCCAGTGTCCACCAACGATTTCTCCTTCCGTGAGGAGGGCGGCAGCACCATCGCAACCTACGTGAGCACCTACGCAACTGCCGAAGGTCTCCAGCAGGTGCTCGACATGGGCGTGGTCGAGGGTGCTTCGCAGGCGATCGGCCAGATCGACGACCTCATCAAGAGTTGA
- a CDS encoding ArsR/SmtB family transcription factor — protein MSESDEDQADALFHALSDRTRRDIMRRVLAGEHSVSALAAKYDMSFAAVQKHVAVLEKSGLLVKRRSGREQLARGDVEAVRAVSSMLTELEQVWRGRIARIDELIATQPQRKE, from the coding sequence GTGTCAGAATCAGACGAGGATCAGGCGGATGCCCTGTTCCACGCGCTATCCGACCGAACGAGGCGCGACATCATGCGTCGCGTACTGGCCGGCGAGCATTCCGTCTCGGCACTCGCAGCGAAGTACGACATGAGCTTCGCTGCGGTACAAAAGCACGTCGCCGTCCTAGAGAAGTCCGGTTTACTCGTGAAACGACGCAGTGGCCGTGAACAACTCGCCAGGGGCGATGTCGAAGCAGTGCGCGCGGTGTCGTCCATGCTCACCGAGCTGGAACAAGTCTGGCGTGGGCGGATCGCACGCATCGACGAACTGATCGCAACGCAACCTCAACGGAAGGAATGA